The DNA sequence CAGCTTCAACGACCGTCACTACATCCCCGCGGGTCTGCCCGCGAACGTCGGATACGACGCAGCCGAACGTCATTTCAGCGCCGCACGGATGAATCCTGACGTCCTGATGGTCGAAAGCGACCATGATCTTCGCAATCCTGCCGACATGATCATCTTGGACCGGATTGCCAAGAACATGTTTCGTACCCGCGGGGTGGAACGCGTGCAGAGCATCACCCGGCCGTTGGGCAGCCCGATCGACCACACCTCGATCCCCTTCCAGGTCAGCATGCAGGCCGTCCCGATCCAGGAGAACCTGCAGTTCATGACGGACCGGCTGTCGGACATGGTCAGGATGAGCGACGACCTGGGCGCCACCGTCGACTCCATGGTGCGGCTGCGCGACCTGGTCACCCAGATGAACAGCACCACCGACAAGATGAGCGTCGACATGGCCACGGTGACCGCGACGGTCGACGAGATCCGCGACCACATCGCGGATTTCGATGATGTCGTGCGGCCGATTCGCAACTACTTCTATTGGGAGCAGCACTGCCTCAACATTCCCGCGTGCGACGCGATCCGGTCGGTCTTCGACGCCTACGACGGAATGGACAAGTTCAGCGAGGACATGCGGCCACTGCTGGCCGACATGGCAGAGGTGAACACGGTGATGCCGCAGCTGGTCGGGCAGTTCGACCCGATGATCGCGGTGGCGAAATCCATGCAGGGCAGCCTGCGCACAATGCATTCGAGCTTCTCCGGGTTGGTGACCCAGATGTCGAGGATGACCGACACGGCCACTGAGATGGGCCGGGCATTCGATGCCTCCAAGGCGGACGACTACTTCTATCTGCCCCCGGAGGCCTTCGACAACCCCGATTTCGAGAAGGGCCTCAAGCTGTTCTTGTCCCCGGACGGTAAGGCGGCGCGGTTCATCGTCACCTACGACGCCGACCCGGCCACGCCCAAGGGCATCTCATTCGTCGAACCGATGCTGGCCGCCGCCCACGACGCGGTGAAGGGAACGCCGCTGACCGGCGCGAAGTTCTACCTCACCGGAACTGCGGCGGTCTACAAGGACATCCAAGTCGGCTCGACCTACGACATCCTGATCGTCGGGGCGGCGGCGGTGACGCTGATCTTCATCGTGATGCTGCTGATCACCCGGGCACTGGTCGCCTCCGCGGTGATCGTCGGGACGGTGCTGTTGTCGCTGAGTGCGGCATTCGGCCTGACCGTGGTGGTGTGGCAGCACATCATCGGGCTCCCCTTGAACTGGATCGCACCGGTGTTCGGGGTGATCATCCTGCTGGCGGTCGGCTCGGACTACAACTTGTTGCTGGTCTCCCGGTTCCAGGAGGAGATCGGCGCCGGGATCAAGACCGGGATCATCCGCTCGATCGGCGGCACCGGCTCGGTGGTGACCGCCGCGGGCCTGGTGTTCGCCTTCACGATGATGTCGATGGCGGCCAGCGACCTGTATTCGATCGGTCAGGCTGGCAGCACGATCGGGCTCGGCCTGCTGTTCGACACCCTGATCGTGCGCTCGTTCTTGACGCCCTCGATCGCGGCGCTGCTGGGCCGATGGTTCTGGTGGCCGCTCAACATCCGGCGAGTGCCGTCGGCTCCGACCCGGCCCGCTCCCGTCGAAGTCGAGGCGGCCACTACCCCGCTGCCGGTGACCGAGGGATCACCGTAGGCCGAAAGTCGTACTGGGTGGCCGCACCGCCGATCCCACCCCGTGCGGCCAGGCTGCCGAACGGCACCATCGGTGGCACCGCGGCCGCGTTGCCCATCCCCGCTGCCGGGGCAGCTGCCCCACCGGCCGACGAGAGCGTCGTGGCCACCGGAGCGCTGGCCACACCCAGGCCGGTCCACGCCGGCGGCACCGACAACGCGCCGATCGAGGCGGCCCGGCCCAGCCCTGCCGTCGCCGCCGAACCACCGGAGAACCCCGCCAACGTCACGGTGTTCGCCGCGCCACCGGCGGAGCTGAGCAGGCCCGTAGCCGCCCCACCGGCGGCCGCCACACCCGCCGCCGCGCCCTTGGCCCCGTTGGTGCCGCCCATCAGCATCCGCATCAGCATGCTCATCGGCATCATCGCCATGCGCATCGGCATCATCAGCGAGTTCAGGCTCGACATCGACGACGACATCGATCCGCCCGTCGACGCCTCCTCGGTGGGTGCGGCCAGCGCCTGCAGCGCCGTCGGCGTCGTCGAGAGCAGTTGCGGCCCTTGCGACATCAATGCCTCAGTGTCGGTACCGGTGGTCGCGGCGGCCGACTGCGCGACGGAGGCGACCTGGCCGGCTTGCCGGGACGGGTCGGTGGTCTGCGGCGGCGAGGTGAACGGCGTGACCTGGGTGGCGACCGCCGACGCCCCGGCGTAGCCGTACATGGCCGCGGCGTCCTGAGCCCACATCTGAAGGTACTGCGCCTCGGCCGTGGCGATCGCCGCGGTGTTCTGCCCCAGGAGATTGGTGGCGATCAGGGTCTGCTGCAGGGTGCGGTTGGCTGCGATCAGCGGCGGCGGAACGGTAGCCGCGTGGGCGGATTCGTAGGCGGTGACGGCGGCGGCCAGTTGGGCGCCGGCCTGCTCGGCTTGCGCCCCGGTGGCACTGAGCCAGGTCACGTAGGGGCTTGCCGCGGCTGCCATCGTCACCGCCGAGGCGCCCAGCCAAGAACCACTCGTCAGACCCGCAATCACTGAGCCATAGGACGCGGCCGCGGAGTTCAGTTCGGCGGCCAAGTCCTGCCAGGCGGTCGCAGAGGCCAGTAACGAAGCTGGGCCGGGGCCGGCGTACATGCGCGCCGAGTTGATCTCCGGCGGCAGGGCTCCGTAGTCCATTGCCTCCCCTTATCTCTTGGCCGGCAATCGATCCGGCAAGATGTTTTAGGAAGGCTAGCTAGCTATTTTTGGCGCCCGACAGGTCTGCGCTGTGCGCCCGCTGTGCGCACCGATGGAGCCGGTGCAGTCGTTTCAGTGCACACCGAGTGTGCCCGCCGCATACTGCTCGCGGCATGCGGTGCGGCCGAGTTTTCCGCTGGTGGTTCGTGGGATGGCACCGGCACGGACGAATCGGACATCGGCGGCGCTCACGCCGTGCACCCGCTGCACTGCCGCCCGGATGGCGGCGATCGCCGGCCCGGGGTCTTTGCGGCCGGTACCGGTCGCGCGCTCGGCGACGATCACCAGCTGATCGGCCGAATCGCCTGGCGCAGCGAACGCGACCACATAGCCGCCCCGCACCATCGGTGAGGCCGCCGCCACGGTGGCCTCGATGTCCTGCGGATAGTGCCCGCGTCCTCCAAGCACCATCAGATCCACCGTGCGACCGGTCACGTAGAGTTCCCCGTCCAGATAGAAGCCCAGGTCGCCGGTGCGCAGCCAAGCGCTGTCGGCTGGCGTCGGCCCGGCATGGCTGCCGTGTTCCAGCCGGGACCGCAGGCGGGCGCCGAACGCGCGTCTGGTCTCCTCGGGTCGGTCCCAGTAGCCGGCGGTGACGTTGTCGCCATGCAGCCAGATCTCGCCGACGTGGCCGTCGGGCAGTTCCGCGCCGGCCTCGGCGTCGACGATCACCGCAGACAGACTCCGGGCCACCTGCCCGCACGAAACCTGGGGCACCGCGCCCGGAGCATCGGCGGCCACCGGAACCGCACGGCCGGAACCGAGCTGATCGCGGTCCAGGTGCAGCACGCTCGCCTGAGCATCGGGCGCGATGGTGGCCACGAACAGCGTCGCCTCGGCGATCCCGTAGGACGGCTTGATGGCGGTGGACGGCAACCCGTACGGAGCGAATGCCTCGTTGAAGGCGGTCATCGCTGCCATGTTCACCGGTTCGGACCCAATGATCATCACCACGTTGGCCAGGTCGATATCGGCACCCGGCGCTGGCAGGCCCCGTGCCGCGGTCAGCTCATAGGCGAAGTTCGGTGCGGCGGTGACCACCCGGCCACGCCGCGAGGCGTCCGACAGTGCTTTGATCCAGCGCTGCGGCCGTCGGATGAATGCCGTCGGCGAGATCAGCGTGGAGTGACCGCCGTAGACCGCCGGAAATCCGATCATCGATAGACCCATGTCGTGATAAAGCGGTAACCAGCTGAGCCCGTGCGTGTTTCGGTCCAGCATGTCGATCGACAGGATCATCTGCAGCAGGTTGGTGGCCACCGAGCGGTGGGTCACCTGCACGCCGACCGGTGGCCGCGTGGTGCCCGAGGTGTACTGCAGGTGCGACACGTCGTCGACGTCGATGTCGACGGGCACGAAGTCCTCCCCCGCCGAGTCAGGTATCTCGTCGATGACCACCACGCGGGGCTGCAACTGCTGGGGAAGTTTGCCCAGGAACTCCTCGACGACCTGTCGCACCGCGGCCGTGGTCAGCACCACTGTCGGAGTGGAGTCGCGCAAGGCGGTGTCGAGGCGCTCGGCGTGCCCCGGAAGCTCGGGGGCGAACAGCGGAACGGCGACGGTTGCGCACTTGACGGCCGCATAGAACCCGGTGACATAGTCCAGTCCCTGCGGTGCCAGGATCGCCACTCGGTCACCGGGGACGGTGAAGCCTTGCAGCCGAGCGCCGATGGCGCGCAGCCGCACGCCGAGTTGCGTCCACGTCAGCTCCACCGCCTGGCCCTCCACCTGGCCGGCGTAGTCGAGGTAACGGAACGCCACCGCGTCCCCCACGTTGGCGATATTGCGGTCGATCAGCGAGATCAGGGTTTCGCCGGGAGGCAGGACGATGCCGCCGTCGGTGTCGAGGCACTCCTCGATCTGGACCAGTCCCTTGAGGGCCGTCGGGCGCGGCGTCTGCGTCATGCCCGCAGTCTAAGTCCCAGTTCTTTCAGCGAAGCCCGCTTCGAACGTCAAAGGACTTCCACCACAATGGAGTTGAACAGTGACGGATCACATAGCCGGTTCGCGCAGCGCCAGGCTGATGAAGAGATAGCCCATGCAGATCAGCAGATTGAGCGAAGCAATCATCAGGCCGGCCACGATGAGCGCGTTCATCAGGCGTCGCCGGTTGCGCCGCGCCCGGGCCAGTCGCTGCTCATGCTTCATCTCCGTGGCGGCAAGCGCGAACGCGTAGTCGACCGACTCAGCCGACGCCAGCGGCGCACCGACCGCCATCTCACGCAGTCGAGCGGGCGGAATCCGGACGCCCACCCCGGCGAAGCGCCGGCTCATCCGACGGGCCGCCCACCTGCCGATCACCACGGGCTGCGGCGCCTGCTCCCAGTGTTCTGCCCACCGGTCCGACCGGTACGTCATAAACCTTGAGCTTAGCCACTTCGGGCCGCGAATCCGATGCCTTCGGGCGAGTTCTGCGCCGTCAGCGGCGCCGTGCTGAAGATGTAGACAAAACCGAACTATCGCTCAGCGTGCGGCGGCACAATACGGGGAGGAAGCGAGCTGGGGCCGCCGCACTAACCGGTGAAAGGGAGCGAATTTCCATGACGACGATCGAGACGAACTCAACGGCGAGCACACCGGTCGAACGCGATGTCAATGCCGACATCACAGCGGTACAGAAATACTTCGACAGCCCCCGTTTCGAAGGCATCACCCGTCTCTACAGCGCCCGCCAGGTCGTCGAGCAACGCGGCACCATCCCCGCCGACTATCCCGTCGCACGGGAGGCGGCCACCGCGTTCTACGCCCGGCTGCGGGAACTGTTCGCCGCCAAGAAGAGCATCACCACCTTCGGCCCGTATTCGCCGGGGCAGGCCGTGGTGATGAAGCGGGTCGGCATCGAGGGCATCTATCTGGGCGGCTGGGCGACCTCGGCGAAGGGCTCCATCAACGAAGACCCCGGCCCCGACCTGGCCAGCTATCCACTGAGTCAGGTGCCCGACGAGGCCGCCGGCCTGGTCCGCGCCCTGCTGACCGCCGACCGCAACCAGCAGTACCTGCGCCTGCAGATGACGCCCGAACAGCGCGCCGCCACTCCGGCCGTCGACTACCGCCCGTTCATCATCGCCGACGCCGACACCGGCCACGGCGGTGATCCGCACGTGCGCAACCTGATCCGGCGCTTCGTCGAATCCGGTGTCCCCGGCTATCACATCGAGGATCAGCGGCCGGGCACCAAGAAGTGTGGGCACCAGGGCGGCAAGGTGTTGGTGCCCTCCGACGAGCAGATCAAGCGGCTCAACACCGCCCGCTTCCAGCTGGACATGATGGGCGTCCCGGGCATCATCGTGGCGCGCACCGACGCCGAGGCGGCGAACCTGGTCGAGAGCCGCTCCGACGAGCGCGACCAGCCGTTCATCCTGGGAACCACCAACCTGAAGATCCCGTCCTACAAGGCGTGTTTCCTAGCGATGACGCGGCGGTTCTACGACTCGGGCATCAAAGAGATCAACGGCCACCTGCTCTACGCCCTGCCCGAGGGCGAGTACGCCGAGGCGGACACCTGGCTGGAACGCCAGGGCATCACCGAGCTGATCACCACGGCCGCGAAAGGCTGGAGCAGCGACGGTAGCCAGTCGGTGGACACCCTCTTCGACGACATCGAGTCGAAGTTTGTGGAGGCCTGGCAGAACGACGCCGGGCTGATGACGTTCGCCGATGCTGTCGCCGAGATGCTGGACTTCGCCGAGCGGGAGGGCGAGCCCAAAGAGATGACCGCCGCGCAGTGGCGCGAATTCGCTTTCCGCGCACCGCTTTACACCGCGCGGGCGAAAGCTGCCGAGCTCAACGCCGACCCCGGCTGGGACTGCGACCGGGCCAAGACCCCCGAAGGCTACTTCCAGGTGCGCGGCGGCATCCCGTATGCGATCGCCAAGTCGCTGGCCGCGGCGCCGTTTGCCGACATTCTGTGGATGGAGACCAAGACCGCCGATCTCGCCGAGGCCCGCGAGTTCGCCGAGGCGATCCACGCGGTGTATCCCGACCAGATGCTGGCCTACAACCTGTCGCCGTCGTTCAACTGGGACACCACCGGCATGACCGACGACCAGATGCGGGCCTTCCCGGCCGAGATTGGCAAGTTGGGCTTCGTCTTCAACTTCATCACCTACGGCGGCCACCAGGTGGACGGCGTGGCCTCCGAGGAATTCGCGGCCACCCTGTTGCAGGACGGGATGCTGGCGCTGGCCCGCCTGCAGCGCAAGATGCGGCTGGTGGAGTCGCCCTACCGCACACCTCAGACGCTGGTCGGCGGGCCCCGCAGCGACGCTGCGTTGGCCGCTTCGTCGGGCCGCACCGCGACCACCAAGGCGATGGGCGCCGGTTCCACCCAACATCAGCATTTGGTGCAGACCGAGGTGCCCAAGAAGCTGCTCGAGGATTGGCTGGCGTTGTGGGCCGAGCACTATCAGCTCGGCGAGAAGCTACGTGTGCAACTGCGCCCCACCCGTCCCGGATCCGATGTGCTGGAACTGGGCATCTACGGCGAGGGCGACGAGAAGCTCGCCAACGTGATCGTCGATCCGATCAAGGACCGGCACGGTCGCAGCATCCTGACGGTGCGCGACCAGAACACCTTCGCCGAGAAGCTCCGCCAGAAGCGGCTGATGGACCTGACCCACCTGTGGCTGATCCACCGATTCAAGGCTGCGGCGGTGCACTACGTCACGCCCACCCAGGACAACCTGTACCAAACCGAGAAGATGAAGGAGCACGGCATCTACAGCAGCGTCAACCAAGAGGTCGGCGAGATCATCGTCGCGGACGTCAACCAGCCGCGCATCGACGAGCTGCTGGCGCCCGACCGGGCGGCGCTGGGCAAGCTGATCAACAAAGAGGGCTAGTCCCGGCGGCTCAGCGAACGGTCGTGCGGAACCGGTCGCGGTAGGCCTTCGGCGACACGCCTAGATGGTCGACGAATACCCGACGGAGGGTTTCGGGGCTGCCGAATCCTGCGCGGTGTGCGGACTCGGTGACGCTGTGGCCGGCATCAAGCGCGGCCCGGGCGGCATCGATACGTACCGTTTCGACGTAGCGGGCCGGAGTGGTCCCGAGCTCGGCCTGAAACAGTCTGGTCAGTTGCCGGCTGCTCAAGGCGGCTCGCCGGGCAAGCGCGTCCACGCTGTGGTCGGCGGCCGGGTTCGCCACGATCGCATCGGTAACCTGGCGCAGCGCAGACTGCGGAGGTGGATCGGCCTCAACCAGCGCGGAGAATTGTGACTGTCCGCCTGCGCGTTTGAGATAGACCACCAACCATCGAGCGACCTCGCGAACCAGCTTGCTGCCGTGATCCATTTCGACCAACGCCAACGCTAGGTCGATACCGGCTGACACGCCGGCCGAGGTGTAGACGTCGCCATCGCGGATGAAGATGGCGTCCGGCTCGACGGTGATGTCGGGGAATGCCCGCGCGAACAACCGGGCGTCGTGCCAATGCGTGGTGGCACGACGGCCGCTGAGCATGCCGGCCTGAGCCAGGATGAACGACCCGGTGCAGATAGACGCCAGGCGCCGCGTCCGACTGGCCACTGACCTGACGGCTTCGACGAGTGCGGGGTCGATGGCGCTCCGGGGCAGATGGTCGCCGCCAGCCACTAACACGGTGTCGGCAGAACGAATGGCGGCAAGGCTGTCGGTGACACCCAACCGGGCGCCGATCGAGGTCGTCACGTCGCGGCCATCCACTGAGGCGATCGTGACCGCATAGTTCGCGCCAAACCGATTGGCTTCGACGAAGACTTCCGCGGCCCCGGCGACATCGAGCATCGTCACGTCGTCAAAGACGACGATCACCACCAGTCGCGCCCTGGCACCGGCGTCAGTCACGCAGCCATTATGTCGCTTTCGGTGCGCGATACGGTTCCGGAAGCATGTCGCATTCTGTGGGAAAGGCGGCGCGAACAACCACGGTCGAATCGTCCAACCAAACGCAGAATGGCTGCAGGCCCAAACAAGGAGATGCGTCCATGACCCAGTCGATCGAGACCATTGCCGACATCACCATTCCCGACTCTGCGTTGGCGCGGGAGATAACCGAGTTCATTCGAGAAGCCGAAGACGACTTGCTCTTCGACCATTCTCGTCGGGTGTTTCTATTCGGCGCGTTGCAGGGCCGCCGCCGCGGACTGCAACCGGACCTGGAACTGCTCTACGCCGGAGCGATGTTTCACGATCTGGGCCTCACCCAGCGCTACCGCAGCTCAGCGCTTCGCTTCGAGGTGGACGGCGCCAATGCGGCACGGGATTTTCTGCTGCAGCGCGGAGTCGGCGAAGCCGAAGCCGGCAAGGTCTGGCTCGCCATCGCCCTGCACACCACTCCGGGCGTGCCCGAGTTCCTCGATCCCGAAATCGCCTTGGTCACCGCCGGTGTCGAAACCGACGTGATCGGCATAGGCCGCGATGACCTTGCCGCCGAAGACATTGCGGCCGTCACCACTGCTCATCGACGCCCGGACTTCAAAAGGCGGATCCTGGCCGCCTTCAACGAAGGCATGGCGCACCGCCCGCAAACCACCTTCGGCACCATGAATGCCGACGTCCTTGCGCATTTCGACCCCGAGTTCGTGCCCGCCAACTTCGCCGAACTGATCCTCAATAACCCCTGGCCCGAGTAGGTCCCGAGAACGCGGCTAACCGCGGATGCCCGCAATGGTGTCGGCCAGTGTTTCCCGGGAGGTTCGGAACTCGATGCCGAGGTCGCGCTCGGCAGGGGTGTCATCGGATTCGGGCATCTGCGTGTAGTACTGCATCCCGGCCTCGGTGAACGGAGTCGAGATCGGCAGCACCTGCTCGACTTGATCCAAAACGCGGCCCGCCCAGCGTAGGGCGATGTCCGGTATCGGCAGCGCCATCATGGGAGAACCCGACAGCTCTTGGAGCAGGCTCGCCAACTCGCCCGGCGGTACCCGCTGGCCACCGGCCATGTAGCGGCGCGGGCCACGGCCCGGCTCCAGCAGCGCCAGGTGCATTGCCGCGAGGTCACGAACGTCGATCACCATCCAGGCGCTGTCACGCCCGGGGATGACATGCATCTGCAGCGCCGCGCGTACGCCTTCGCCGGCCTCCCCCAGCCGGTCTCCGACCGGAGGACCGAGCACCATGCCCGGATAGGTGATGTTGACGGGGGCGCCGGCGTCCTGCAGGCCCCGCGCATAGAGCTCCTCCCGGGCTTTGGACTGTCCATAGCCGTCGGCGCCCCCGGCCACCGGCAGGTCAGCCCGCAACATCGTCAGTCCTGGGTGAAACAGCGCGGTGAAGCTGGAGACGTGAATGATCGGGTCCAGTCCCAGCTCAACCGCTCCGCCGAGCACGTTGTGGGCGCCGGCCGAGTTCGTGGCCAGCATCTGTGCCGTCTGGCGTGGGTCGGTGGCCACCACTGCGGCAGCGTGTACGACCGCATCGCAGCCGGACAGCGCCTCGCGCACCGAGTCCGCGTCGGTGATGTCACCGACGACGTAGTCGGACACATCCACACCTAGCCGCTCCACGCTGCTGTGCAGGCCCGCCGGGTTGCGGACCAGGAACCGCGGCCGGTGCCCGGCATCGGCGATCGCTTTGGCCGTCCAGCCTCCAACGAATCCGGTTCCACCGGTGATCAGTACGCGCATGGTGTCCATTCGCCAATACTGCTGAGCCCAGCCCGATTCCGTCCGGTTTTGCGCTAAGTCCGCTTCGGAAGCTGTCCCGCAATCAGCGGTGCGATCTTGTCGGCCATGTAGGCGTGACCGGCGTCGGTGGGGTGTACACCGTCTGGGCCGATCAGGTCGGGCAGGCCGACGAACCACCGCTCGGCGAGCGGGTCGACGAACTCCGCTCCGACCATACGCGCCTGCGTACTGAGGACATCGCGGATCCGCCACACGTTGCCCGGGACGTCAGCGCTAGGCCACGGCGG is a window from the Mycobacterium sp. SVM_VP21 genome containing:
- a CDS encoding MMPL family transporter, yielding MSGHGTLRPGYMRAVRRLAWPLVIFWLLLTVGLNVLVPPIESVARENAVTMSPQDAPSMIAAKHIGATFDEFDSDAMVMLVLEGETELGPAAHRYYDTVIAKLAADHEHVQHIADLWGDPITAAGVQSTDGKAAYAQINTAGDQGSTLGNESVDAVRKIVASVPTPDGVKAYVTGQAALTTDMNEAADKSMLKMMGVTGVVIIIMLAIVYRSAATVALALVMVGFEMGSARGLVALLGHHGLLGFSTFVVAMLSSLAIAAGTDYAIFLIGRYHEARNAGEDPETAWYSMFRGTWHVILGSGLTIAGASLCLHFARLSYFKALGIPSALGLLVVIAGALTVAPAIVAIATRHGLLEPKRAEGRGWRRIGTANVRWPGPVFVAALLVTLAGMLAVPSMRISFNDRHYIPAGLPANVGYDAAERHFSAARMNPDVLMVESDHDLRNPADMIILDRIAKNMFRTRGVERVQSITRPLGSPIDHTSIPFQVSMQAVPIQENLQFMTDRLSDMVRMSDDLGATVDSMVRLRDLVTQMNSTTDKMSVDMATVTATVDEIRDHIADFDDVVRPIRNYFYWEQHCLNIPACDAIRSVFDAYDGMDKFSEDMRPLLADMAEVNTVMPQLVGQFDPMIAVAKSMQGSLRTMHSSFSGLVTQMSRMTDTATEMGRAFDASKADDYFYLPPEAFDNPDFEKGLKLFLSPDGKAARFIVTYDADPATPKGISFVEPMLAAAHDAVKGTPLTGAKFYLTGTAAVYKDIQVGSTYDILIVGAAAVTLIFIVMLLITRALVASAVIVGTVLLSLSAAFGLTVVVWQHIIGLPLNWIAPVFGVIILLAVGSDYNLLLVSRFQEEIGAGIKTGIIRSIGGTGSVVTAAGLVFAFTMMSMAASDLYSIGQAGSTIGLGLLFDTLIVRSFLTPSIAALLGRWFWWPLNIRRVPSAPTRPAPVEVEAATTPLPVTEGSP
- a CDS encoding PPE family protein produces the protein MDYGALPPEINSARMYAGPGPASLLASATAWQDLAAELNSAAASYGSVIAGLTSGSWLGASAVTMAAAASPYVTWLSATGAQAEQAGAQLAAAVTAYESAHAATVPPPLIAANRTLQQTLIATNLLGQNTAAIATAEAQYLQMWAQDAAAMYGYAGASAVATQVTPFTSPPQTTDPSRQAGQVASVAQSAAATTGTDTEALMSQGPQLLSTTPTALQALAAPTEEASTGGSMSSSMSSLNSLMMPMRMAMMPMSMLMRMLMGGTNGAKGAAAGVAAAGGAATGLLSSAGGAANTVTLAGFSGGSAATAGLGRAASIGALSVPPAWTGLGVASAPVATTLSSAGGAAAPAAGMGNAAAVPPMVPFGSLAARGGIGGAATQYDFRPTVIPRSPAAG
- a CDS encoding fatty acyl-AMP ligase, producing MTQTPRPTALKGLVQIEECLDTDGGIVLPPGETLISLIDRNIANVGDAVAFRYLDYAGQVEGQAVELTWTQLGVRLRAIGARLQGFTVPGDRVAILAPQGLDYVTGFYAAVKCATVAVPLFAPELPGHAERLDTALRDSTPTVVLTTAAVRQVVEEFLGKLPQQLQPRVVVIDEIPDSAGEDFVPVDIDVDDVSHLQYTSGTTRPPVGVQVTHRSVATNLLQMILSIDMLDRNTHGLSWLPLYHDMGLSMIGFPAVYGGHSTLISPTAFIRRPQRWIKALSDASRRGRVVTAAPNFAYELTAARGLPAPGADIDLANVVMIIGSEPVNMAAMTAFNEAFAPYGLPSTAIKPSYGIAEATLFVATIAPDAQASVLHLDRDQLGSGRAVPVAADAPGAVPQVSCGQVARSLSAVIVDAEAGAELPDGHVGEIWLHGDNVTAGYWDRPEETRRAFGARLRSRLEHGSHAGPTPADSAWLRTGDLGFYLDGELYVTGRTVDLMVLGGRGHYPQDIEATVAAASPMVRGGYVVAFAAPGDSADQLVIVAERATGTGRKDPGPAIAAIRAAVQRVHGVSAADVRFVRAGAIPRTTSGKLGRTACREQYAAGTLGVH
- the aceA gene encoding isocitrate lyase ICL2, producing MTTIETNSTASTPVERDVNADITAVQKYFDSPRFEGITRLYSARQVVEQRGTIPADYPVAREAATAFYARLRELFAAKKSITTFGPYSPGQAVVMKRVGIEGIYLGGWATSAKGSINEDPGPDLASYPLSQVPDEAAGLVRALLTADRNQQYLRLQMTPEQRAATPAVDYRPFIIADADTGHGGDPHVRNLIRRFVESGVPGYHIEDQRPGTKKCGHQGGKVLVPSDEQIKRLNTARFQLDMMGVPGIIVARTDAEAANLVESRSDERDQPFILGTTNLKIPSYKACFLAMTRRFYDSGIKEINGHLLYALPEGEYAEADTWLERQGITELITTAAKGWSSDGSQSVDTLFDDIESKFVEAWQNDAGLMTFADAVAEMLDFAEREGEPKEMTAAQWREFAFRAPLYTARAKAAELNADPGWDCDRAKTPEGYFQVRGGIPYAIAKSLAAAPFADILWMETKTADLAEAREFAEAIHAVYPDQMLAYNLSPSFNWDTTGMTDDQMRAFPAEIGKLGFVFNFITYGGHQVDGVASEEFAATLLQDGMLALARLQRKMRLVESPYRTPQTLVGGPRSDAALAASSGRTATTKAMGAGSTQHQHLVQTEVPKKLLEDWLALWAEHYQLGEKLRVQLRPTRPGSDVLELGIYGEGDEKLANVIVDPIKDRHGRSILTVRDQNTFAEKLRQKRLMDLTHLWLIHRFKAAAVHYVTPTQDNLYQTEKMKEHGIYSSVNQEVGEIIVADVNQPRIDELLAPDRAALGKLINKEG
- a CDS encoding GlxA family transcriptional regulator; protein product: MLDVAGAAEVFVEANRFGANYAVTIASVDGRDVTTSIGARLGVTDSLAAIRSADTVLVAGGDHLPRSAIDPALVEAVRSVASRTRRLASICTGSFILAQAGMLSGRRATTHWHDARLFARAFPDITVEPDAIFIRDGDVYTSAGVSAGIDLALALVEMDHGSKLVREVARWLVVYLKRAGGQSQFSALVEADPPPQSALRQVTDAIVANPAADHSVDALARRAALSSRQLTRLFQAELGTTPARYVETVRIDAARAALDAGHSVTESAHRAGFGSPETLRRVFVDHLGVSPKAYRDRFRTTVR
- a CDS encoding HD domain-containing protein, with product MTQSIETIADITIPDSALAREITEFIREAEDDLLFDHSRRVFLFGALQGRRRGLQPDLELLYAGAMFHDLGLTQRYRSSALRFEVDGANAARDFLLQRGVGEAEAGKVWLAIALHTTPGVPEFLDPEIALVTAGVETDVIGIGRDDLAAEDIAAVTTAHRRPDFKRRILAAFNEGMAHRPQTTFGTMNADVLAHFDPEFVPANFAELILNNPWPE
- a CDS encoding NAD-dependent epimerase/dehydratase family protein, which codes for MRVLITGGTGFVGGWTAKAIADAGHRPRFLVRNPAGLHSSVERLGVDVSDYVVGDITDADSVREALSGCDAVVHAAAVVATDPRQTAQMLATNSAGAHNVLGGAVELGLDPIIHVSSFTALFHPGLTMLRADLPVAGGADGYGQSKAREELYARGLQDAGAPVNITYPGMVLGPPVGDRLGEAGEGVRAALQMHVIPGRDSAWMVIDVRDLAAMHLALLEPGRGPRRYMAGGQRVPPGELASLLQELSGSPMMALPIPDIALRWAGRVLDQVEQVLPISTPFTEAGMQYYTQMPESDDTPAERDLGIEFRTSRETLADTIAGIRG